The sequence GTCTTGCTCCTCGACCTTGTTTTTGTACACCAAATAAgagaaatgaattttattttaattaattcaattaattagCTGTTTTTAGGTGCAGTTGGTATAATTACATTTTGtaccattttgttttattttgattaaacATAATTAGatccaaatattaaaataaattaatataatggTGCTATGTAAACTATAATATAGTGCGCCCTGCAGAAGGTTTGGTTGGCCAATAGTGTCACtggattaataatttttttttaagaatgttttaatagtaaaaatatatagaaaatataaataaatatatttttattaattttttaatcgccgcaccccgccctaatttttcaaaaattgctgagTCCCACACCCGCACCTACACCCCGAAGCCAGAAACGCACTCGTGCTTCATAGACTCAAACATGTTCAATCAGAAATTTTCAACTTCCGAGGAACAAAAATTTGCTTTCAGACCTGAGattctcttttttattctccAGTTAAGGAAGGCAATACGTCTCTCTTTATTCTATATTTTCCTATGACTTACTCCCATATCTAATTCTTTATGTAGTTAACCACTTTGAACTTTTGCTTTATTATGCTTATTTTACCTCTTATTCTTAGTTAGTCCTTTGGGCTTTGGTCGTTTTGGCTTGCACCTAAGAAATCTTTATACTAACATGGTCAAAGGTTTGAGCTTAAGCTGACATAGGCCTATAGTGTCACAATCACCTTCAATCGGCTGCTGGTAGTCTTGCGAGCTGCTACTTTGTCTTCCAACTAGTTGACTCAACACTATTCTACAATGATAAATTGGCTCTCACCCATGAAGCCGCTGATTGCTCTTCACTCTCTCTATATTAGCAACAAAACTTAACTTGGTAGTCAATCTTGAGAAAAATACCATATTAAATAACTTACAAGATATTACATGAAATAACCCAGACCAAAAGTTTAgagatatttataaaaaaaaaaatcagcattaaatttatttagttgCTTGCATGATTTTTTGTAGACTGTTGGAAGTTTCTCCATAGTAAAACATTATAGCATCTGCAGCAAATACTTCCACAAGTTTTCAAGCATCTTCGTCCACTATGAATATGCCAATTCCTTTGAATGGTTCTCAATTTATCATGCTCTCTGTTCCTAGTGAGATATTGACACCATGACAGAATAAACATGTCTGTATCTAAGTTTCAGAACTTCCTTCCAGATCTTCACTTCTAGCATATGTACCTAATCAAGGTCTTAAACTTTCATTGTAAGTACAACCCTAGTCATTCGTGAAGAAAAATCAATTCTGTAGTGAAGGGTTAAGCAAagagatcaaagatcaatacaacaacaacaaaatccttagtcctccaaaattttggggtcggCTACGACTTAATCATTTACTTGAACAGAATTGAAGCCATTGTGTAAGTTCTGAATATGATATTAGGCATCTAACACTTTGGTGTGAGTTttctataaaaacaaaagaaaagaaagctcagtTTCTTCTGTTGATGATTTACTTTGTATGATTTTCAGACTGCTTTGGTGTAGAATTCTGTCTTTATATAATGACAGGTTTTCCTTGGTTAAATTAATCCTGTTTATTCCtgattttttggaatttatgaAGTTGATGGACAGGTGAAATGTGAGAAGTGGATTCGTGATGATGACAATCACTCAGAAGAATCAAAGGCATCCTGGTGGTTGAACAGGCTTATAGGGCGGACGAAGCAGGTGTCTATAGACTGGCCATACCCTTTTGCAGAGGGAAAATTATTTGTTCTAACAATAAGTGCTGGCTTGGAAGGTTACCATATTAATGTAGATGGGAGGCATGTCACTTCTTTTCCTTATCGGACTGTGAGTATCCTATGGTATCTTCTCATATTGTATTTTGTAACGGACACTGGATATCTTAAGAAACTTTTCTAATGTTCACAGGGATTTGTTCTTGAAGATGCCACTGGACTTTCTGTCAATGGGGATATTGATGTACATTCTGTTTTTGCTGCTTCCTTACCCACATCACATCCAAGTTTCGCAACGCAGATGCATCTTGAGATGTTTACTAAATGGAAAGCCCCACCTCTTCCCTATGGGCATGTGGAGCTTTTCATTGGCATCCTATCTGCTGGCAACCATTTTGCTGAGCGAATGGCTGTGAGGAAGTCTTGGATGCAACATAAGTCAATTAAATCTTCTCATGTTGTGGCTCGGTTTTTTGTAGCAATGGTAAGGCTGGATGCTGGAGGAATGTGTTCTTTAATAAGAAACCATTTGATGAAAAGCTTTATGTTGGAtatttagggcttttagatttaTGTTTTGACAGCATGGAAGAAAGGAAGTAAATCTGGAGCTAAAAAAAGAATCAGAGTATTTTGGTGATATAGTTATGGTTCCTTACATGGATAATTATGATCTTGTTGTGTTGAAGACTATAGCAATCTGCGAATATGGGGTGAGTTTTGGAAAATGACCCAAAGTTagctattttctttctttcttactaGAAAATATATATCACCAATGTATGTGGCTCTTCACAGGTTCGCACGGTGGCTGCCAAGTATATCATGAAGTGTGATGATGACACATTTGTTAGGGTGGATGCTGTGATCAAGGAAGTAAGAAAAGTTGATGAAGATAGAAGCCTTTATGTTGGAAACATGAACTATCACCACAAGCCCCTTCGTCATGGTAAATGGGCAGTGACATATGAGGTATGAATTCCCCCCAACTTCTCTAGTTCTTACTCCTTAGTAGGATCATTGGCTCTGTTTCCTTGGGTTGCTTAATGTACCACTTTGATATTATTTCTTCAGACTCTAAATAAGCGCTGCTTATAGGTTTTTGCTacttatttttgcttttaacaaaaagttagaATTTGTTATCAGGTAATATAATGCAGATTTTTTGCCACATCTAATTATGTCtgatttgaaatttcatttGCTTTAACACATAGTTAGTTGTCAATGCTCTGTGTTGGAATGATATAGTTATCTTCCAAATGTTGAAAGAAAGTTTATTTTGTTGCAATCATGAGGTGTAGGGACTATATTTACTTTGGAAAAGAGTCCTACCTCTGATTATTAGAGGTTTAAGACACCCAAATAATTCTCTCTTGAATGTTCAATGTTTGGGTATAAAATGACTGACCAACTCCCAtgatcaccttttttttttggcctagCTAAACCCAGACAGTGTAGAGTTCCTGACTAATTCAACTTTTAGTACTCTTTTGACTTTATTACTTTCTTTAGTGAGGGTTTGATATGCTGTTCACATTTCTCACCATTATGTCCTTTTCTTGTGAGTTCCAGGAATGGCCAGAGGAAGACTATCCAACCTATGCAAATGGGCCGGGTTACATTGTATCATCCAACATTGCACAGTTAATCGTATCTGATTTTGAAGAGCACAAATTAAGAGTATGTGGCTTTGTTCTGCTCTTCAATCtctgtgtgtatgtgtgtgtgtgtgtgtgtgtgtgtgtgtttattagCATGTTCACCTGCACACACATGTAATGTGCTTCAGCAGTTTTAGGTGGTGGTTACTGATGATTGATTAGCCAATGTTCACATGGTGCAGTTGTTCAAGATGGAAGATGTGAGCATGGGAATGTGGGTGGAGCAGTTCAACAGTTCAAGACCTGTGCAGTATGTACATAGCTTGAAATTCTGCCAATTTGGGTGCATTGAGGATTATTACACTGCACATTACCAATCTCCAAGACAGATGATATGCATGTGGGACAAATTGCAATCTCAAGGAAAACCCCAGTGCTGCAACATGAGATGACATTGAAACAATAGTGTTCACCATACAAATTTTGCAGTCATAGTATACCTCTGTAAATACTCAAGTCAGGTTAAGTCTAATGGGGATATTCATGATCCTTTTCCAAATTCGTTCATTATTTCAcctttttcctccttttttccCCCATTCATCCCTCTATACACTGGGCGATATGAGAGGAGCAATGTTGCTATTTAGAGATAGgcaaaacatatataaacaatttattttgtaatctaGAGTGTAACACCACAGAAGCAGAATGAAATGAATGTTTGAAACAATGCTTCTGCTTTATattcaaaatctctctctctctctctctctctctctctctctctttctctctctctctcctgtaTGCTGGAAACAGTGCACTACATGCATGCACTCCGATGAATTCCTTGTCTGTGCAGGGTATTGGCcatttatattatttacattCTCCCCTAGTCCAATTCCTAAATGCTCTACTCCAATTGTGATCCATGAGACCTACTATGTTTTTCCACAACTCCCCTCCAATCTATTTAGTTTTTAGTGAAAGATCCAATTTCTGCTTTGAGGAGAGACATTTGGCTTCACATTTGCAGAGTCCATTGCATGTAGGATGTTATTCTATACTCTTAACAAAGTTTGGTCAACCtcccctcccccaaaaaaatcatcattgctGCTGATGTGCGAGATATCAGGAATATAGGCTCTTTTTGTTACAACAGTTGTGATTAGTTCACACATTATGAGAAATGATGCATATGCTGGATATACAAAATACCTTCTTCATAAGAATGTGTGGCATATATGGAACAAGATATCATCTCCCAAGTTAACAATTTCAAATCTAACTGGtgactttttcctttttttttcattgccaGTATCAGTTAAAAACTAATGTCAACTGTCTCATATTGTTCTCAATAGGTGCTACCTCTAATTATCTAATGTAAATATAGAAGCATGTAAGTGAAGTGCATACCCTGCTGCCAAGGGTTAAAAAATTACTGTGGATACCAATGATTCTAGAATATATCTGTAGGTATAAAGCTCTTTCCAAATCCGTTACTTTGTAGAACTTAGCAGAGAAGTAGGCATAAAGTAAAGGAAGAACCATTATCATGAAAGCGATTCTCTCTTAGTGGATATAGTGCTAAGAAGAAGGAACCTTATTCCATAATCTTATTTTATCAGTCACTCAGGGCCTAAAGCTGTACTTTATAAGCTGGACCATAAATTTACTTTAGCTGATGTAGCTGATGGCCCACAAAGTAGCCGCCTAATAAATAAGTGATGGTTATAACTTATATGATAGAACGGTACTTGATCAAATATCAtattctctttctcaaaaaaaaaaaaaaaaaaatcatcaatcaatatatatataaaaacataatcatcaatcaatatatatataaaaacagagACCTCATACGGAAGAATATGAGATTTTGTCATGTGGCACACTCTataaagagaattgaaataccttaactcacataaaaaataaaaacaaattaattattgacttttagttttatttggttcaatgttttaagacttttctaattaaaaaaagatattctttgtattatttggttcaatgtttgaAGACATTTCAtctctcacacatacacacaaaacacTTTGCAATTTAATTCACTCTTGCACTTCTAgccctttatatatacctacctATTGCCCTTCATGCTATCCTATGTCAAATATACATAGACAAAAAATGATAtcatttaccttcaatctttcGACGACACCTACCTAACTCTAACATTATTGATTTATCTACTCCCACCCCGTTTgagttggctacaaccaagAAAGGAGGGTTTGcgttttatattgagtgacaatGGCAATAATGATTTTGATGTCAATGTCGGATGTTgtaaatttgtgggttttgtaaaCGATGTGATTAACCATGGGTGTTTGAGATGTGTATTTCattttagaattaaggagagagaaagacacattttataagaaattttattctataatttttctccaaagtttttttttcattacttcaattgaataattataatgaatatgtgtatacaatttataattgttgctttttttttatgaactcattactaataaagttttataacaactatgctataatacatatacaacattctcaaaaatcatcttatataaaatattacaatactATCCATGCATTACACGGGTAACTTACTAGTTGTATTAATGCTTAAAAAAGATTGATGTAAGCAATTGCACGCATCATGTTACATACTTGAGCaagataaattaaaatacaCATTTACACGTTAAATTGCGGAAAGTACATTTAATATTAGATGAAATCACTATATGTAGAAATGTGCCCAATTCTGTCACTTGAAAGTGTAAATTTTTACAACTTGTTAAGATGATAAGTTATGATTGATGCAACCTCGAAATCATagagaatatttttattatgcatcaaTCATAACATGTTACATTaccaattgtaaaaaaatttgtgtgacCGAACTTATTGTTTCTTTAAATGAAGAAGTCCAACCATTTTCTTCCATAACCATGGTGAAGTCTCAGCTTCACAATTTGTTCTGAAGTTGGATAGCCCATCAACAAGCTACAACATGACCCAAACCAATGACCATGCcaaaatatacatcaaccaagCCCCTGCAACAAGGTCAAAATAATTTGAATTGTAAGcatcatacatatatatatatctcaaaggctgaataagaaaaagagtctaaaaaaaactactagaTAATATAATACCATTCTTCCATGGAAGAAGCCTCAAACCATTATTAAATGATGACACAAAGAAACAATCCAACGACGTGTTGAGCCCGTTAGGACAGTTGCAGATAAACGAATTGTAAGGTCCAGTGTAGCCACAAACTCCATGACTCTTCTCACATTGAGCACATGAGCTTGGATACTCATTATTCACATTAAACTTATATTTGAGTGCTATCCCATAGTTCCAATTTTCAGGGTTGGATTCCTGGCCATTGTAGCTGTAAAGCCCAGAATAAGAAGTGCACTGAAGCTTCTTTAAGTTCATTTCAAACGAGGGTCCAAGATTCACAGGAGCATAAATGCAACATGTAGAGATTGGAAGGTTGATGGTACTAAAAGGCGTGCAAGAATATAAATAACTACAAATGGGTGTGCCTTGGTTATCACAAAGAGGGGCTTTGGAGTTGTTTCCATCACCATATAGGCCATTCAATGTGTATATAGGTGAAGAACTGACTGAACAGTCCAGTAAAGCAAATATGGTATCATCATGAAAAGTAAAGGGTGCATCCCAATCTAGGCCAAAGCCTTTACTTGGTTGTGTGCAGGAACAGGTTGACATAGAAGGGTCTGAGATGTATATGACTTGCTTGGTGTAGTCAATGTTGGTGATAGGGTAACAACCTGTGTGAGTGGTTAAGGTGAGCTTTTGTTGGTCACAATTAACATATTGTTGGAAGCGTGGATCGCCACAACCAGGGTCACTACCAAATGGGAATGTGAGGATTTGTTTGCCACAGCTTCTTTGGCAGATTTGGGCTGAGATTGGTGAGAGAAAGAGGAGAGAAATTAAGGAGAGAAGAGCTATGGAAGAGTGACTTAGCTTCATTCTTGCAGCTATGGATAGGTAGAGGTAGAGGAGTTGGGAAGTGAAGTGAGGTGTTGGTATATATCATATGTTGTTGGAAGCAGCTTGCTAGCTAAGGTGCTTGTGGTCTTGTTTTATGGGGGTTGAATTTTTAACTTTCGGTGTTTGGCTGGCTAGCTTTTGGTGATAATGCTATGCCTTTCCCTATTATTAGATGCCTCAGAGAAAAAAGATCCTCTATGTTTGATAGAAGTgaaagagtaatgttacaacaacaatattttttacaaaagttAATACTTTTTATAACAGCTATATGATTTGTTATAATTGAagtaatattacttttatatatgtttattattgacactacttttattatacaccaaTTATAGCAAGTCATATCAAtcattacaaaaatattatgttaGACTTATTGTGACAGAAATAGGTGGTATATATGGTGCCGTATTATTTAAAGGATAATTATAGATTTACATTAGACTAAACAAATCTGATTATTAGTACAATGtaaattaagaatttttcttatttaaaatcACGCATTTTACCAAATAAGTAATAATTCTATATCCTATGGATTTGTAAATTGCTAAACGTTTCCATGAAATGAATCCTTTTGAGTAAGTGAAGatttcacctctctctctctctctctctctctcacaattgACTTCTTTGCACTGGTAAGTTGCAACTCCATAATTCATTATTTGACTGGCTGATTTGCATGCTTAAATATTATtggttttataaaatataattaaaagcTAGAGATTCGATATGTTACATTATATAAAGGACTAGAAATGAGGAATCTCttctattttactatataaactAGGGCTTGATGAAAGAGCCATtggtttaaataacagttttcctCATTCGAGTCAGGAATATCACATGCTTTTAGTCAATCAGTGATGGGATTTTAGACTTTGTGATGTGATCCAAGTATCCAACACAAGTCACAATGgtgattgtgttttgatatgtACCCATGTTGCTCAATTAATACCTTGAAAGTCATGGTACTAAAAGAAGAATTGACCTACTATGTTTAACACACCCATCCCATACTTCAAATAAATGCCAAATCAGTTTTGTTCTCGATCGGTTAATTACTTTCAACATATTCAATGACAACTTGCTTATAAATTTATGTGTCACAACTAGGATTCTGCCTGCGAGTGCATGAATTGTTGAACTCCAATATACACagtcactttttcaaattttttttaattgattaataaaatatatattttttaatttaaaattttccctACCTACCTCACCACCCACAAAACAAAGGGTAGCCGAGGGTTTCTATTCTTTGGAAGGTCCATTGGAAGCTTTTAGACAAAGTGCCCAAACACTTTAGCCTCTCAAAAGAAGGCAAAAGGAAATAGAAATACTAGAAAGAAAAGGTTTGAATAATACAATAATGATTACATCTAAATCTTAATTATTCACTTTTCTCCCCCATTAGTCTGTTATGATTATCCAATTCCTAAAGCAGAAAAGATTAGCACGAATTGCATAATCAAATCATGGTTTTTCGAGGATAAAGTCTTGTCTCCTATCTGTTAACCACTAAATATTTTggataaattatgttttttgtcTATTATATTTGAGACATGCCCGATTTTAGTCCCTTAATTTTCAAATGAtcaattttagttatttaaattttaaaggtgTAATAATTTAGTCTTGCTATTTACTTTCCATCCAATTTTGATAACGTGGCTAGCGGTTTGCTACCTTCAAGTCATCTACCCCAAATTTAGATGAAAAGTTGATGATAAGATTAAAACACCTATGGTATCtgcttaataataataactctttaCTATTAGGTCCAAACACTAATGAATTTCGTGTGTGTATAGGTGGGATTTAATACATATTCTTTATTTGATAACAATAAATTTTGCTAGTTAAGTTAATTGGAATCTAGCTCAAATTAGCCTCAAATATTTCGATTTTTAGTAATAAAGTTCAGACATGAAAGGGTTAATGcacagaaaataataataaaaaaaaaaaaacacgtgaAGCATTCTTAAATTCACGTGGTTGTtcatttcaaattcaattttaaatctaaaattttaattaccgGGATCAGATCTAGAATATATCAGCTTCATTACAATGTTTCCTTAATGAAAAACTTCATCACAATTAAAGTAGTGGCCATGAGAAACAAAAACATTATTCAACCTATCAAGTCTCGGTTGCCCAAATAAATAAGATTCGGAAGTCTTGGTCAATCAGCTGAACCTGGAGCTCAATTTCAAATCTGCGCTCAATATTCTAAGCATCCCATGTAGGTTTGATTGGGGTACTCAAACTCGTTAACTGAGGAAAAAGCTTTCCACAAAACCAAGAtaatcctttttatttatttatttatacatacatacatacatacatacatatacacacacatatatatatatatatatatatatatctctctttctctctcttaaactGTTAACAATATAAAGTGAGGGAGAGAAAGACTGAATAGTCTGTCTATTGTGTGTAAATAATAATGTACAATAAAGAGTCTTATATAGGCTAGGCATGTATGCCGTACAAATAATATGAGTAAACTACTACAAGTACAGTATACTGGGCTAAACCCAATGAGCTAATCTAGTCTAAGGTATACACTAACATCCCCCTTCAAACTCGAGGTGGTAAGAAGGAAGCTAACTGAAGTTTGGATATAAGATCTCGAAGACGACCAAGCAGATgagacttggtgaagatattaGCAAGCTAGTCAGCATAGGAAATGGAGAACAACTTGAGATTGCCTCTCATGAGATGCTGGCAAGTGATGTGGCAATCGATCTCAATGTGCTTGGTGCATTCATGGAAAACATCATTACGAGCAATGTAGATAGTACTACAactgtcacaataaagaggagtgaCAGTTGGTTGTGGAGCATCCATGTTAGCCAAGAGCCAGCGAAGCCAGACCAGCTCGCAGGTGGTGTCGGCAAGAGCACGATACTCATCCTCAGTATTGGAACGGGAAACCACATCCTGCTTCTTGCTATGCCACGAGACAAGAGAAGACCCAACAGGAAACAAAAACCTGTGATAAAGCATCGATCAATTGAATCACCTACCCAGTTCGCATTTGAATAAGCATGAAACTCGAGAGAAGGCCGAGAGGAATAGTGGAGACCATGATAAAGTGTACCTTTGACATATCGGAGAATCCGAAGAACGGCAGCATAATGAACAGAACGAGGGGCATCCATGAACTTACTAACCATACCCACGGCATGAGAAATAtctggacgagtaacagtgagatagaTCAGACTACCAACCAATTAACGATAGCGAGTAGCATTAGATATAGGTTCACCATCCAAGAGTGTGAGCTTTGCATTGTATCCCAAGGGAGTGGAAATAGTCTTGTTGTCGATGATACCTACTTTGGAGAGAAGATCAGAAGCATATTTAGCTTGGGAGAGATAGTATCTATCAGAGGATGAAGTAACCTCAAGCCTAAGAAAATAGCTGAGAGTGCccagatctttcatctcaaaatgaTGACTAAGGAAGTGCTGAAGAGAGCGGATACCTGCAGAATCATCTCCAGtaataatcatatcatcaacataaagaagaataagagtgATACCAGTAGAGGATCTTCGGACAAAGAGAGCAATGTCATGAGGACTTGAATGAAACCCTACTGAGAAACAACTGAGCTAAACTTTTCAAACTAAGCTCGAGGAACCTACTTGTGGCCATAAAGAGCACGACAAAGGCGACAAAGTTGACTGCCTGAATGTGGATAGCCATAGGGTGGTTACATGTACACTTTTTCTTGGAGGTCTCCATTAAGGAAAACattcttcacatccatttgataaagaGACCAATGGCAAACAACAGCCACAGCAATGAGACATCTGGCAGATGTAAGGCGAACAATAAGAGCAAATGTTTCCTCATAGTCAATGACATACTCTTGAGTAAAGCCCTTGACAACTAAGTGAGCCTTGTATCGTTCAACAGATCAATCAGCCTTGGTCTTGATCTTTTAAACCCACCTACAACCTACTACAGACTGACCAAGGGGCAAATCAATCATATCC comes from Castanea sativa cultivar Marrone di Chiusa Pesio chromosome 3, ASM4071231v1 and encodes:
- the LOC142627577 gene encoding uncharacterized protein LOC142627577 codes for the protein MKLSHSSIALLSLISLLFLSPISAQICQRSCGKQILTFPFGSDPGCGDPRFQQYVNCDQQKLTLTTHTGCYPITNIDYTKQVIYISDPSMSTCSCTQPSKGFGLDWDAPFTFHDDTIFALLDCSVSSSPIYTLNGLYGDGNNSKAPLCDNQGTPICSYLYSCTPFSTINLPISTCCIYAPVNLGPSFEMNLKKLQCTSYSGLYSYNGQESNPENWNYGIALKYKFNVNNEYPSSCAQCEKSHGVCGYTGPYNSFICNCPNGLNTSLDCFFVSSFNNGLRLLPWKNGAWLMYILAWSLVWVML
- the LOC142626948 gene encoding hydroxyproline O-galactosyltransferase GALT5-like; the encoded protein is MKRAKLESLMSPSRLRLLQLVMGIVFLCILVMTIEIPLVFRTESDSDDGAFGFFLPGDEPDGSYLYRKPKRQMHEFKRMSGLIFNESLFDAKKDEFSELFKSAKQAWAIGKKLWEEMESKKTELSQKTGPENRSETCPNSITLSGGEFRNRVLELPCGLTLWSHITVVGTPRWGHPENDPKISVLKEGDESVMVSQFMMELQGLKIVDGEDPPRILHFNPRLKGDWSRKPVIEQNTCYRMQWGTALRCEGWKSRADEETVDGQVKCEKWIRDDDNHSEESKASWWLNRLIGRTKQVSIDWPYPFAEGKLFVLTISAGLEGYHINVDGRHVTSFPYRTGFVLEDATGLSVNGDIDVHSVFAASLPTSHPSFATQMHLEMFTKWKAPPLPYGHVELFIGILSAGNHFAERMAVRKSWMQHKSIKSSHVVARFFVAMHGRKEVNLELKKESEYFGDIVMVPYMDNYDLVVLKTIAICEYGVRTVAAKYIMKCDDDTFVRVDAVIKEVRKVDEDRSLYVGNMNYHHKPLRHGKWAVTYEEWPEEDYPTYANGPGYIVSSNIAQLIVSDFEEHKLRLFKMEDVSMGMWVEQFNSSRPVQYVHSLKFCQFGCIEDYYTAHYQSPRQMICMWDKLQSQGKPQCCNMR